The DNA region CATCCAAAAATGCGGTTACAGTAATTATATGTCTTTTGTCTTATTTGCTGTAATGAAGAAGCACTTGTAGCTAAAGTCTTTTATTTAAACCTGGAAAGGGCTGCTGCCTGCCTGTCTCCTGACCTGCTATTTTTTTCGATGAATATAATTGTTAGATAGAGCTGTGCACAAACAggaatatttattaatttattaaaaaattaaaaaatggccTCTTCTCTTGATGAATGAAAAGTGCAAGGTGCTCAGACCTCTGTGTGCGCGTGCCTGCATTAAGGCAAAAAATGTTGTTCCTTAAAGTTATTGTTAGAGGACCCGTACTGAAGTGAGaaatctacactgtaaaaaatgaatcatggGTCTTGtaaattccattaaaaaaattaatgtgaTGATTAAAAATAGTGTGTATATTTCATTAATGAAGCTGTGGtttagtgttttataaataatattgaggAGATTTCACTAATAAAACCAAgatattattttctctttttaatttaagGAAATGTCCTCAATTTTGTAACTTGTTTTGAGGAACAAAATAAAGCTGAAATAAGCTACATATTTCTTTTAAGAGAACTTGTtcaattacttatttatttggaCACCTTTTGAAATTGAACGGCATAGCAGGTTGAGGAGCCCAGTGTCAAGTGTTTTGAATAGGCTACCATCCTAACATCAAAACTACTGATacaatatcaatagtttgttctTTTCAGTTATTGTGTTTACATGATGTGTGTACATTGAGTGTGCGTGTAAATATGTAAAGAATTCATATACAGAATGAAGAATTCCCCTGTTTTCTTGCTAAAGGTCTAATAATATGGGTCAGAGAATGCATGTCCAGTTTTATCAAGGCCctaaagttgatttttttttcagactgTTTCTATTGGAATCTACAGTACTGACTATACTGTGTCCTTCTGCTGACCTCTTTACTCCTTTTGGATTGTCCACAAAATGCACATAAATTGATGTAAATGCAGCTCAATATTTTAACCCATTATAGACATTGACTATTACTACACTGAGAACATTGATAGTAATATTCGTGACGTGAGCCATAAACATCAGGAGTTGAGCAGATTGAATTAATACCTGAATTCATTCTTATTAATGTTCAAATATGACGAATACTGTCAGTTTGGAACAACAAATCCATAAAGTGAAGACAAAAATCCGTATCGACTTTGTTTAAAAAGAGTTCCAATGAAAATAGAAATACAAATAACTTCATGTAAAAAATAAGCACTGCACACAAGTTTGgcgactgttttattctattgtgCTTTTTGCTTGTATGTTGCTCACTTCACcagtgatgtgttgtgtttttcatgtaatttcatttaaataccgttttcttaaagggataggtcacccaaaataatgtgtttaagtgtattcaataataaaaagaaCATACATTTAGAGGGTTTTAGCTTTCAACAGACGCACAGTTTGTGAAAgttgatgatgtgatgttttttacATGTGTGTTAAGGCTCATCCTCTAGCAGCTGACTTCTGTAACATGGACAGAATTGACACATATTTTCGACATTAATAGCTTTTCTTTTCTCGATGGAGGCAGAACAGCGAAGCAAACGCAAAGTCTGGTGTTTCAGAACTCCAATATACAGATTACAAATACAAGTATGTATATTATTAATgagattaatatttatttagtttaacacTAGTTCATTGTTTTCAGCTATTACAAGGACAGTCCACCCAAACCTGAAAGTTCTTTCATTTTCTATCTTCTATTTCGTTTGGGATGATATAACTTTCTGAATTCAAACTCATATGGTTGAGTGTTTATAGTTTAAAAGCTTTTCATTGGACAGATCATCTGATGATAAATAGAAAGGATTGATGTATTCAGAACTGTTGATTCATATCGGTTGAAGTTATCAAAGCTTATATCttctaaatgtgaattttgtcaaTTGTTTTCAAACATACTAACTAAGATATTCATACTAAAGCCAAATAACTTTAATATGTGATTAACTGTCAGTTGTTAAGAAACAAACCCAATCTGTTGTCCAATAtgcaaatgaaatatttatggaGTTGTTTAATAAAAGACCACATTCTTTATGTTGCCGAAAATCTTTTTAACAACTGACATTGCAATGAAAGCGCAGCAATATTTAGCTGCACCTGCTGCTGATTCTTTTCTATTACTTCAATATGAACCACTATCACTttaatcaaaactttatttgtgtgatttttactTTACAGTTTAGCAGACATTGGTTTTGCtgcaatatatttacattaggATGATTATTGGTTTCCACATCAACTTGCTTGTTTATCCTAATTCTAAATTGATCAAACTGAGATCTTAATGTACCGTAAGACATTAAAGAAGCTCACACTGTGATTTTTAGGCCCATTCCAGTTTTATTGTTGAAGTTTCAAGCTCTATTTGATCAAAAACATGCAGCATTGGTCAAcagcagaatgttttttttttagcatatATTCAACGCAAAACCAgaaatttttgtttaatgatttatttgaatgataaCGTGTGTTATGCTTCAATCAGTTTAATTCTAATCATAAATctagagaaacaaacacaagagctCTTCCGATTACACTTTCTTGCGttgttttcttcaaaaacaGGCCGAGCAGTTTAGCTGTTTACTTCTGCAGAAACTCATTAAGGAAATGCTTCGTCGCGTCCTAaaggcaaaaaataaacattaatgtgACTGTGTGTGCTTCAATcgtgttttgttaaaataataacaatgagTTATGAGTTAAACTTTTGAAAGTTTAATACCAGTTTCCCAAAAAAGCAGGGACAGGCACCAGGATTCTCCTCTATGTGTTTAGATTGTTTGTCCTTCGACAGATCATcgaatgtttgtgtttcatagtCAGCCtgtgaacaaaaacacatatttgtcaTGTCTGCTTTGTGAATGAAATGAGATCAGAAGAATTTTATCCTATAAATGCATCAGCAAGAAGCACAAACCTGATCAAGGAAGTGCAACCAAGTAGATGAGAATTTATCAGAGAGGAAGACGTCTATCTTCTTGTTATAATCAGTGGGAGTGATCTCAGTACCTCGAGAACATGAAGCCAACACAAAGACTGCATGGATGACAGATtcagaaaagatgaaaaaaatggaTTATAGACACAgaactttcaaataaaaaccaCCGTGAGCCTTATAAGGGAGCTTAACTTGCCTTTCTCATTGTCAGTCAATTGGtttttgaacaagtttgcagaATAACTGCTGTCCACGAATATGAtcatctgcagaacaaaacataatgaagatatttaaaatgaccaGCAGTtcattctctttaaatgatctttaaaatgataagagATCTTTGCTCTCATTTAGGTTCAATATGTTATTAAACAGAAGGGGTGCTTCATCTTTACTGTCTATCATTGCTCCTGTGGTGTTGCTTGATGATTGTTCTGTATGTTTCAATGGCTGAATCTTTTAAGATTATAtacagatcatcatcatcatttgaatagtgctttattgtgtattgctgtagccaaagcgctttacaatcatatgaggggaAGGAGTTCTTAATATTGAAGTGATAATTCATTAGAGCATTTGCCCATTTACACAAGTTGTGTAGAATCTCTTTATTAAacatatgtaaatatgaattgaTGTACCTTGGAGAATTTATTGTGGGCAGTCATGTTCTGAATTGCTTCAATGAATTCACTGGCATGAAGCTGTCATAGAAAAACAGAATTAATGTTATAGAAGTCAACAGGTTGtcatatttaaacacaacagGTCTATGTCTTAATCCATGTGTTCACATATAACATCTTGAACCCTGAAATAACATCTTAACTCATAATTAATCTTTGCTTTtcactatattatatatacaatatataaaattttGAATCAGTTTGGTCATTAGAATGctgctttgttttaaaagtgaatCACTAAATGACTAAACTATTGACAATAAATGATGGTTATTTTATATCATAACATTATGGCTCATTAttacacatttagtcatttagcttttatccaaagtgactcgaaaaactattattattattattattattacaaatataatgtttatcGTGTCCCTCCTAAAAGTCTCTCGAGTCTTTGCTTTTCATACTTACAGACTCCTCAGGAAATTCAAACGTGCTTTCCGTCCCTAGACCGGTCATGTAGATGTAGATGTTGTCATCTTTACaactgcattaaataaaaattttaagatgattatttattttagcactttattttacagtcctgttaTCCATGTACACTAGTGTGTAACTGTAATAACTATCCCTAAACCCACCTCTAAACTTATACCTGACCCATATTAAGTACGTGTGGTTATCATTATTTTGTTGGGTATAAGAACTATAAGTACACTGCAAAAGGTCATGTACTGTAAAACGTGCAACCATGAGAACAGTTTCCAAAATCTAAGTTGATCAAACTGCTTTTTGACCTGCAAGTGGTGCTGTCACTTAACATATAAAACCTATATATGtagatatacacacacacacacgcacacacacacacaaacacacgcacgcgcagacacacacacactttctgtaTAGCATTGAAAGATTTCTTCTGAATAGACAAACAGACCTGTCTATGACTTTCTTATTAGTGCACTCATTCCCTTGAAGAACATTCAGGAAGTTCTGTGGGGTCACATcctgtaaaatcatttttttcataagtCAAAATAGTTTTCAGATATTGAATATAAACATCAACATAATATTTGACATTACAAACGTTACCTTTCCAGTGTAATCCTTCAGAACTCCTTTATACACGTTTTCATTACCCAGTACACTGAGAATGCGTTGCTTGTGGTGGTTACTGCAggtagagaaagagaagaaaagtgTGAAATACAATTTCCAACAATCTGTTTTCTATATTCTATGATCACTTGTTTGCAGAACtgataaaactatttatttcatttctaaaactttttttaaacagacttCTGTACTTTACACTTACACTGCACTACACTTGATGTGTTACatgacaataaatataaaaggaaAAAGTCTAACACActtataagtgtttttctaaTGACTGGAGCAGTGATGGTGAATTTGACTGAATTTACTGTATAGTATCTATTTCTCTCTGAGAAGCTAATGTGTCAGGGCTTCATTACACTGTTGTTTCATAAACAGGTTAATGTTTAGCAGTGACTATTACATTCAACCACGatacaaaactgaaaatattacTCACTTGTGATTATCAGCGATGTCATCATACATCATCGTCACAATCTGATCATCAGGAATTTCTTGTCTCTTAATCAACTGATAGTGACAGCACACATTGGcctgaaacacaaatgaaacaaatgatttCCATGTGTATTTACAGTCATCACATACAAGCTGAAGGACAGCACACATAGAGGATTcattatcatgaaaatgacaaaacaagcaCGGACCTGATGTTTGTAATTTTTCCAGCCCTTTGAGCCGGCGACAAGGAGAACCCATTTTTTTCCAGACATTTCTTGATCCTTTTCCAAATAATGTTGCGTTCTGAAAACCAAAGAGAAGATCACAATAAGTAGACTTTGTGTTATAAAGTTTAGCACAAAATTCAGCTTTAAACTTTACAACACTTAAGAgttgcttttgttaaaaaagtcCTGAAATATCAATCACTCATCGTAATGTGAAAACTACTTGACATTAACttgttcaataaatgtttatgtttctaatTGTCCTGATAAAATCTGAATGCTACAAGTGTTACTCGAGATTGAGAGAATAAAGTTAAGAAGAATGTTGTCCATCATACCTGCGTTGAGTAtcaggtgtgtgtctgtccagtggttttcaggtgttttagtCTGATAATCTCTGTCTTTATATAGGCAGTAAACTGCGCTCATTTGAGATGGTGGGTGGAGAATACAACGGGTCGGAGCGGCTCTTCACATTATGCAATACTTTGATTGGCAGTTACTTCCTTTTATTTCATCTATTATCAGCATTATTTagacataaacataaatgtgcACTTCACAATTATTACAAAACTACaattttactaaaaaaatattttttaaatgcattacgaacaacaaaaaaagactagatgggaactcctttaatattcttattatttaattatttaattaatatacgAGTCTGACTTTTTTAAGCTTCAGTTAAATTTCAACAGAAATTAGTAGAAAGCCTATGAGTATCCCTCGAAGGCAAATATAATCGACGTAAAATATGCAGACAATGAAGACTGTCACAGACATAGATCATAACTCATTGAGACATTACCAAAACTCAGTTATACAGCATGGCATTTTAATGATCTCTTCTTTCCTGTAGctagtggtaagagcattgtgttaacaacgcaaggttgtgggtataaatgtataggttaatgcaatgtaagtcgttttggataaaagcgtctgcaataCGTAAATGTAACTGCATCATTATCTCATGTCAAATcttaaaaatgttggtaaaaaatggacaaacccactGCTGGGCTAAAAAAAACCAGCATTGGTTAATTTCTGCCCAATGGTTGGGTTGATCCTTTTTATACCCAATTCTGCAtagattgaaataaatgaaactttttttaGAGGGATCACATCAgatcctcacacacacatgatgaatgaatgaattccCAGACATCCTTTAGAAACAACTTCTATTTACTGAGCAATTTCATCTCACTCTGAAACTTGTTCTATTAAAATGcttctgtttattgaaaaattgctttaaaaattaaactaaaattaatacaacgacaaaatatattaatttatctaCAAGAACACTACAAATAAAACGATAATAACTGTACTGATAATAGCAATTTCATCTCACTCTATTAAATAAACACTATTAAAATGcttctgtttattaaaagtcaaataaaataatggaaTAAGATGGTTTTCATCAAACTAAATGATAATTAAAATGCCTGAGAAAAATGCACATaacaaaactgctttaaaaacttaactaaaattaatacaaaaacaacaagaaCACTACAAATAAAACGATAATAACTGTACTGATATCCTGCAATAAATCCGGTAATTGTTCAATGTCTATAATGTTTAGGAAtaaatctcattttgaaactATAGATTGTGTTGAAGTCATTGAAATTTGGTGCTGAAGACTGAAATAAAACGTGTCTATcccatacattttatattaatggaAATGAATtagttaattttataaaatataatctcATTTCATTTTCCAAATAATGCACAGATTTGTTCTATAAATATAacaagtataaaataaatgaattaagaCTACCTTTATTATAAAACAGCATCTCCTGCTTACTGGGTTTCAAGTGTTCTTGATGTTTATTGACCTGCAATGAAGTTATCAATGAAAAGAGGTTTGTGGGTGTTAGAACAATGTtcattttccaaacatttttttctttaaaaatctattaaaaaaactttcatttaaaaaactttcatttaaatatcttcCTGTCCTACTGTCCAGAATATCTGCATGatattgaatgaatgaatgaatgaatggaggAAGTTTGAaagtaatatacattttaactagGCAGTTAAAAATcttcaatattgttttaatatagaTTAGAAACTTATTTTGTGTAGTGAAAAATATACTTTGCAGTTTTGAGTGATGTACGTAATCAAAAATATGATAGAATGTATGTAAACTGTGTAGTTATCTGATTTGTCTGTGGGTTAGAGGTtcttaagaaacaataaatatcGAATAATTCatatacatatgaagagtttccaaaatgagataatgaaaaatgatgtttttagtattttatcatgttttattgtgttagttcggtgtattttttggttattatggctgaaattaaaacaaaccatcaacagtttgattgatattgatTGGAAAGCACATtgagaaaacattttcttttggaaataaactcttcatatataaatatatatatatatatatatatgcatacatactgtaGACCAATACTGTATGTTGGTATACATATATGGGCATGCACATACTATACTGTGAGTGTGACACATCTGATGGATTTGTCTCCAATTCCAGCGAAATTTTGCTGAATATCTGGAACAGgatttctcagttcctcagagTTACATGTTGTGTCATATGGAACATACTGTACTGGAGTAAGACACAACGGATGAAACTTCACTGAAACAGCCCACATGAATCACTGATTGTGAAATGAGAACATAGACATGTGAAAACATGGACTAAAGGACTAAAGCAGCGCGTTGCAGCACATCTTCTGTTCGTGTGTTtacatgttaatattttgtGATAAGTGGTCTACATAAGATAAAACCAGAGACAAATTGAATGAAcaaacaaagcatttgaaatgAAGTTTGATAGTAATATGCATTACGAAAGGCAGTTAAATGAAACTTCTTTAGATAAAACCTGTATTTTGTGTAGtgggaaatatatttttatttactgaactgacattatagaaaaaatatactAATGTCTGTAAACTGTGCAGTTTTGATGACCTGCAATTATTTAAAGTttagaaagtttatttatagttttatgtgGTTTTGATAAATATTAATCAATAATTATTCAACATTAccttattttaaattgatgatAAACACCAACCTTTTCTAATCCAGAAAGTAGAGAATAATTCATGGTTTAAGTCTTCAATGAATGCTAAGACTcttttttacttacattttataaaaagtctGATTCAACTTCTTCTGTGGTGTAGaggtaaaaactaaaatacaataagctacaatatcaaaataattgcAATAGTTGTAAAGTGCAGTTCTTCAGAAGCTCAATATTCATATTGAATAATTACACATCCATACGTTTGGACACACACGTGTTCTCATTTCACAATCAGAGGAATGTGTGTGGGCTGTTTCACTGAAATTTAGCTGGAAATGATTCAAATGGATGTGTCATGGTTaatgtgtttctttgttctttgtgaTCATTACATGTGTATGTTCACACGAACCAAGATGTATTCAGACACTTTCAAGATTTCTCACGTTTTCACAGTTCACTCGCTTTAGTTTAGAAAATAGTAATAAAATTGGACAAGAAAGAGTTTAAGTGCGTAAGAACAAATGTATCTTGATAATGTCCATCCTTCTGTTAGACTGTCTCACATGATTGAGGTTGAATAGCTGTTAGCTGTTACATTTACTTTCACAATAAGGTAAAACCAATTGAGGGCAACCAATGACTAATCCATCATTATTTTATCTGTGGTGTAAAAGGTCATATTAGCAATAAAACCACATCAAACTTGAGTTTCTTATTGATTTAGGCAAATCGCATGTGTTTTGATATGGTGTGCAAAAGTATATgtacaataaacacaataactgaACGCATAACGCTTTCTGATCAGTGAAACTGTCAATCTCTTCAAAACCTCTGAACATTCTTTCATCGTGTGAAGCATCACGTGCTAAATGATCCATTTAGATTTCAGTTCATGGGGGAAAAGATTTCTTGTGTTGAAAGATGTCCtcattgaatacattttgtgcCAAAGCACAacagcatgcctattattgacatattgtctgtttattagtacttataaagcacatattctgcatgacctcTACATCCCTGATCCAACCCAatccctaaacctaataactgcataactaaatattaataagcaacaaattaagagttaattGGGGGAAAAgccatagttaatggtttgttcaTAGTGAGGATTgtcccctatactgaagtgtgaccaaaaactgtaaagaatcacatttgtgttgtgtggGAATTGCGTTGCTTTAAATGTTGCACCCTTGTCCAATGAACCGGAtccatcaaaatgtattttatttaggcGACTGAATCTACAGTGTTATGATGTATGATGTATGATGCTCCTGAAATAAAACTCAAAGGTGGTGTAGAGGTAAAAAAACCAATAAGttgcaatatcaaaataattgcCATGGTTGCAGAATCGCAGTTCTtaaaagcaatataaataatgaataaatacatacagtatacacacacatacagcatgCCTGTCAacacatataaaacacataGAACAAACTGTCCTGTGATTGTGACACATCTGATGGATTTCTCAACGTTTCCAGTGAAATCTCGCTGAAGCAAAAGGTCCAGTTCTAATCATTTGGAGGCCCGAGGCAAAGCTGATTCTAGAGGCCACCCACACGACTCACATACCCTCCACTTCtcaggaaaaataaagatatataacactgtaaaaaaaagtagaTGATCTTATTTAAAGtctgtttcaatttgaaattgctctgaacaaattttttattttaatttaatggtAATAAATAATaggattatttaaaacaaatattatgcatGTATTATAAATCAAAGAATACtaaatgattttttgtttgagttcatattttGAAACTTCGTCTTCATTggttttaaatgcaaactggGTACTTTTGAGTTCTTTGCTTTAAGACTTTCCTTTCTTAGTATGGCTTTTTACAGATTAATTACTCATAATTGATGATTGAAGATTGAATGTTTAAGACCCATGATTTTGAAGCTTCTGTCCCATGATTTATATGATCACAAATAAATGGTTAAGTTCTATGATCGAGAATCTTTTCCCCATTAGTGActttctgcttttatttatttatttatgttacagATCACTGAATCACCCTTTGGATTGCTGAAGAGGGGCCAGGTCTCGCTTATGAGAGAAGCATAGCCATTCAGTCTTAAATACAGATCATATAACAAGTGTGCTGTCTGAAACTAAGAGAATTAATATTCACTTTTGGGAGGAGGAGAAATATGTTGATACAGAAGGGATAGAACAAATtctaacagaagaa from Triplophysa dalaica isolate WHDGS20190420 unplaced genomic scaffold, ASM1584641v1 Contig13, whole genome shotgun sequence includes:
- the LOC130417098 gene encoding legumain-like, whose product is MSGKKWVLLVAGSKGWKNYKHQANVCCHYQLIKRQEIPDDQIVTMMYDDIADNHNNHHKQRILSVLGNENVYKGVLKDYTGKDVTPQNFLNVLQGNECTNKKVIDSCKDDNIYIYMTGLGTESTFEFPEESLHASEFIEAIQNMTAHNKFSKMIIFVDSSYSANLFKNQLTDNEKVFVLASCSRGTEITPTDYNKKIDVFLSDKFSSTWLHFLDQADYETQTFDDLSKDKQSKHIEENPGACPCFFGKLDATKHFLNEFLQK